AAATTCAACAGCCGATTGCGtgcataacaacaaaaatggcCGGCGATCAAGGAGCTAAGATTTGGGTTGTCGTGAATCGGATTGATTTGGGCGGTAAGATCGACCAGTTATTTGTCATTGTAATATGGCATTTGAAAGATTATTGTGTCTAGAATTAAAGTAGTGTGTTTGATGTAATGTCGTGTGTGCCAAAACCCTCGGATCTCGAGTCATCATGACCGGTCGACGGTGACTTTCTGGTTTGTGTATGTTTTGTGCTTGTGACCTACAGATGTAGTGACCTATTATTATGAAAAGGGGGGTGGGGCGGGGGGTCACTGTGCCTTTGGGACACTGTCAAATCAGTtgtcagttattattattatagctccatggtggGATAACAAATGACTGCCGTTCCGTAAGCTTGGGAGTGTACACAAACTGTTTTTagtattatacaaaataatgacaaacatTGGATttacttattaattaaaaactaaTATTGCCTTATAATATATAGAAATATTAAGTAATGGAGACAAGTCAAAGTTTAATGTGTTAAACAAGAACATTAACTTTACTCGGTTCAGTAACACAAACAGTTGTCAGACAGATCACCCCCTCTTTGTTGAGTTCTTGCGGAATGTGGTACAGCTGTAGGTAGGCCTGTAAGTGTAACTTCATGTACGCTGGATTAGACACAGTTAGCTGCTTACTGGATGAATGactaggcagtggacactattggtaattttcaaagactagccttcgcagttggtgtatctcaatatatgcataaaataacaaaccagtgaaaacttgagctcaatcggtcatcgaagttgcgagataataatgaaagaaaaaacacccttgtcacacaaagttgtgtgctttctgatgcttgatttcgagacctcaaattctaaacttgaggtctcaaaatcaaattcgtggaaaattacttctttctcgaaaactacgtcacttcagagggagctgtttctcacagtgttttatactatcaacctctccccactacttgtaatcaagaaaggttttatgatgataattattttgagtaattaccaataatgtcaactgcctttaataaatggTGTCCTCTGCTAATTTACCGTTCAACAACTttatataattatgttttacaTGTACTCTATTTCTAATGGATTGTGCGATTTAATGTTTACTTCATTTGAAGGTACTCCTTCCTTTGAGCGCCAGGCTGCAAGTTCCATACAACTAACTCAGAATGCTAGCTCTGGTGAAGTCCAACACGCAGTCCGGAAAGCTTTAGAACTACAGGGTGAAAACCTTGTACTCAAGGTTtgtattattaaaggaacacgttgccttggatcggtcgagttggtctctgaaaagcgttttgtgaccgtttattataaaatgcatatgtatGGTTAGAATGattatgtaaaagtagaacacaatgatccacacaaatatgcctcgaaattgcgtggttttctttttacctcgtccaatatcacggtcggccatttatgggagtcaaaattttgactcccataaatggccgaccgtgatagttcgcgacgtaaaaagaaaaccgtgcaattttgagagatacttgtgtggatcattatattccactattaaaacatctttctaaccatatacatttcataacaaacggtttcaaatgctttttatagaccaactcgtccgatccaaggcaacgtgttcctttaagcctaATTCAATCGGAGCCCAATTCTGCTTAATTAcagcaccaaaaaaaaaaaatacctaagCACAATACAGAGTTAAGCTGAcaagaataagattaccagccaaaataccatgtatgtttgtttgtttgttttatttctaaatatcacaataaataatacaGGAAAAAGGAACAGAGGGTGATACGAGGAGGGTGATAAAATGCACAGTGTCTGATTAGTATTCTACTTAGCATGGAAATGTAGAAATGTTTGCTTAATTCACACTACTCACAGCCAGTGGTGCCGCTGTGCTTTTGATGTTGTGCCCTTGGCAAAGATCCAATAggaatttacattttcctcagaAGTCCCCCATGCCAGGAGGAAAACTAATGTGCCCCTTCAAGGGCAAAGTTTAAGGCATGCCCCAGTGTTGGCCGTTTTTAGATATGGGTGAcactatagaccatgtgaaccttcgTTTActataagtgtgaccttgttcATTcttttgagtattctggcaggcaagttACTGCACTGGTCCTGTGGGAAAGTTGAcgttttgtgtcataatttccacataaaacaaaGAGTTattaaagtaaaagctggacaagttttgagatgtgccccctttcatcatatcaaaagttgattaGAATTAGTGCAATCTCAAtcaaatataagattttatgttttcttccattaggctgtgtaaaAATCTTGGCTGCAGGAAGTCTGGGCTCTGTGGCTCTtatgtaaacatgtgatgtcacacgTCACATTTGGATGTGGTTTGGCTGTATACAGAAATTTATCCAAACCTAGCAAGAAGTGTCATCTAAAATTGGGTTCACCAATCTCAAAATGGCTGATTGCCTATCATGTTCATTTCAAAGTATTATTGGGAGAAGTGGGGAAGGGCGGGTTCAAACTTCCCGTTGAGACTATCTGAATTAAAAGATcatcttttgttatttttctttgtttatttgttaatctTTCTGACATtggaaagcaaacaaaaatgacaacaatAAGATCAATcacaaatgctttttttttttttaataaatgaatGTTCGATTTCCAATTTCAGTTGAGGAACAGTCGCGGTTCACTTATTCCAGTCAACAGTCATATCGTTCCGAACTCCAAATTTATGTAAGTAGTAATTTCTAAGTGTTCAGTAGTTTCACAGAGAAAGCTGGCATGCTGGTATCACTCGTCAGTTGAAAGAGGAACTAAagaaagttgaaataaaaaacttactaaAAATTGATGTTGAAATGACCTTAAGAATAGAGACAAATTTATTGTCAAATCAACCTAAGTAAGACACTTATTATTTAAAAAGCAAGGCCAATATAAAATTATGACTTTGTCTTTGCACCAGAAGTGTCAGCCTCAACAGACATGGCATACTAGAATTGATAATTGCTTAACCCTCCTACcatttgaccattcaatattactCACTGTGGTTTTTGTACACACACAACCAAACAatgataaacaccaagtaaaacCCATTCTGAGGACCTCGTCTCAATTCAGCGTCCTTTGGGCCAAACTTAAacaatttgggtccagaatgccccaagttttgaagagaaaaaaacctgtCGAGAATcctgactgtacatgtacttgtttgtCCAATTAAGCATCGGGTTTGCTTTGGTGTTGTTATTTACCCTGACTTTCACCTCTGCAGTccaaggttcgaatcccacctcagaccagagccttgcatgtgaatAAGGTCTTTCGGGTCCGTACCTGATTGTGTAGGTTTCCCCCGTTTGGGGTTCTTCTCCCACGTCTAAACCATTTCTTCTTGCTTATCCCATATTCTTGATGAATATTTACATTTTCCAGGCCATATACGCTTGAAGTTGTGCAGAGATATCAGAATGGTGAGTTATCCAGCAACTTTTCttcttgtggacaagtcattaaatgtctgtcgcggtgatagcgttccgaaaAACTGCTTTATCAAAGGATCTACAAGaactaacattaaaaaaatttaattaaagattgcgaaaaatgtaaaattatgTGGCAAAGTACTGAGGAACCTGGCTGGGTGGGCAGATACATGTAGGAAACAACCTCCAGTGGGGGTGGTACACTCAAACAATTagaaacaaactaaaaaacacAGGAAACCTAAGCGGGGAAAActggtgttaaaggcagtggacactattggtaattactcaaaataattatcagcgtaaaacctttcttgatcacaagtaatggggagaggttgatggtataaaacattgtaagaaatggatccctctgaagtgccatagtttatgagaaagaagttattttccacgaatttgatttcgagacctcgagtttagaacttgaggtcccgaaatcaactatctaaatgcacacaacttcgtgtgacaagggtattttttctttcattattatctcgcaagttcgatgaccgattgagctcaaattttcacaggttttttattttatgcatatgttgagatacaccaactgtgaaggctagtctttgacaattaccaatagtgtccactgcctttaaaaagtaacTTTAAAAGTGGCTGACCACTACTATTACGGAAAATGGAAAAGAAAATCCGTTATATatcatgtatatatatttaaaaatgtacccagtcagtttcccttgtggtttattatttgatatctgatataaaaagtcgcatccccttaaggtgatcccctgtctgccgcttcccaggttgtatcgttacccgggtgtgatccctggctacacggcagtttgcggtttaatggcttctgacaggcacccccgaacaaagatattgacaaaattgggagaccaccaacatagggctagatagctcagttggtagagcgccggcacgttaaaccggaggtcgttggttcaaatcccgctctagtcaatttttctttgttcaatccaaaaatcatttaaaaatgtacccagtcagtttcccttgtggtttattatttgatatatgtatatataacgtatatatatatttttgtacacagtGAAACCCATGCCACGCTCAGTGAAATTAAACGGCTTCAGTGACGTGACTAGAGTAAGACTACAAAAGATTATCAAAAGAGTAAGTATcagaacaaaatattacattatCACATCACTCAAAAGACATCAGTACAAAGGTTATAACTTCACAGAAACGATTTCAAGAACTAGATGAAAACAAATGATACCACAGAAAATCTGCGGCGCAGAGGGAAACATTTTAGAAGCAGAGCTTGTGAGCAATCGTCCCTAGAGTCTGCATTTACATTTCGGAGTCCTGGTAAACTAATTTTATTTGCTTTTCTTCCTGACATTTTCAGTTGTCACGgtctttgtaaaaatgttatttgtttcaTTCACGACATCTCCAgtagttatttatttttactccaAGACTTTCCTAGTTGTCATGGTCTTTGGTAatatgttatttgtttttatttttgacattttcagTTCTCATGTTTGTCGTATTAATGctagttgtttttattcttgaCATGTTCAGTTGTCATGGTCTTCGTAACAAAAGGTTATTTGCTTTTATTCCTGACATTTTCAGTTGGCATGGTCTTGAAATTGTTTGGTTATTCCTTGTTTTCAATAGAGGGACTGTATTAAGTGTTGCATACTTCTTACTGcgttcaaattatttaaaactcaGGGGTTTTATAGTACTAAATATTCTTATTATTGTGTACTAGAGAAAAAGAAATAGACTTTCCAAAAAAGAAACATCTGTTGAGCTGTAAAGCGTTTGAAGCCGTTTGATATGGAATGCATAtagttagatagataatttaagagtagaatacaatggtccacaaaaacatgcctcgaaattttgAGGagacaaaattttgactcaacaaaaaggccgaccatgtaagtttgtgacgtaaaaggaaaaccatgcaattttgaggcatgtttgtgtggattattatgttctacttttaaactatCTATATagccatatcgattttataacaaacgatttaaaatgcttttcaaagaccaactcgccggatccaaggcaacgtgttcctttaataaaccttgctctttgatctacttctctagtactgagaatactgttcccaaaagctcttTGAAATCTATAACTTTTGGGGCTACAAAGAGAAGAAAAAGACATCTTTTCAACATACCTACCAAATTCTCTCTCTTTCAGATTATTTTCTCCACAATTTCCCCCGCCCCTGTTTATAAACTAGTCCAATCTTGCTTTTGGCCTGCAGATTCAGTTGATCTATAATATCACAATGATGACCATACCACATtgcaataatgttttttttttaaccaccaAGAACAAACTTTAATTTACTTTTCCTGTTTCTCTTGTCACAGATTGAGCAATTAGAGGAAAATGTTCCTGAGTTGAGGAATCGCAGAGAGGATAAAATTACAAAGGTACATTACAAAGAGGgttgacttaaagacagtggacactattggtaattgtcaaagaccagcctcctcacttggtgtatctcaacatatgcataaattaactaacctgtgaaaatttgagctcaatcggtcatcgaagttgcgagataatagtaaaAGAAggaaacgcccttgtcacacgaagttgtgtgcgtttaggtggttgattttgagacctcaagttctaaatctgaggtctcgaaatcaaatttgtggaaaattacttctttctcgaaaactatggcacttcagagggagccgtttctcacaatgttttataccatcaacctctacccattgctcgtcaccatgaaaggctttatgctaataattattttgagtaattaccaatagtgtccactgcctttaagcccggttcatacttcctgcgaatgcgaatgcgaagcgaatttggcGTCACAACCCTACTTTCGCACCGATATTCGCAaatgagttgagcagagttgaactgctgcaaattattcgttgcgaaattgtgacgtcaacattcgtatcgcattcgcattcgcaggaagtatgaaccgggctttgcagttgtagatgcattcaccacatgatatcataatTCACATCGGCATATTTCATCTACCTATCAAAACCACAGTGTCAATAtttaatggtcagacagtaggagggttgaccgttTACTgttgtagatgcattcaccacatgatgtCATATTACAGGCTGCAATAGTTCATGTACTATATTCCAAAACCACAGTGTCAATATTTAATGGTCAAACAGTGAGAGGGTTGACTGTTTACTGTTGTAGATGAACCAACCAATCATATCATACTTCACACCCACATAgttcatctatcattcaaaaccacattcttttttcagaaaaaaagtgatcaagagtaggagggttaacttcttgtgtgtgtgtttttcccCCTTTAAGGAAATGGATTATCTGAATGAGAAGATGAGGTTTTTGAATAAGCGGATGCAAGAAGCGGAGAGTCTTAAGTGGAAAGGAATGTTTAAGAGACATCCGCTATGGTGAAGAAGGGGACGTCAACATTTAGATCCGTGTCCGAAATTGTGACTTCgcgttaagtgtcttgcttaaagggacatgttgccttggatcgggcgagttcgTCTTTGAGtggcgtttgttatgaaatacgtatggttagatagataatttaaaagaagaatataatgatccacacaaacatgtctcgaaattgctCGGTGTTCCtttcacggtcggccattttatggagtaaaaattttgactccacaaaatggctgaccgtgtttgttcgcaacgcaaaagaaaaaccatgcaatttcgaggcatgtttgtgtggatcattgtattctacttttaacacatctttctaaccatatgcattttttaaataacaaacggtttcaaatgccattcaaagaccaactcgcagATCCAAtgcatcgtgttcctttaaggatacaagtgtcaagaccaggactcaaacaTTCACTGTGACAAAACCAAAACTTGAATCTGAAGCATTATACCACTCGGCCATGCCACTCTCTATAATTATGTCTGGCAGTAATGGATAGATACGAAGAATGGCGACTTGCAGACAACACGTCCATTTAAAATTTGTGTATATAGGCCATAGATCATAGAAGTGACAATTGTATGTAAATTATTTATATGTAGATAAACACCAAAGTGTAAGTTATTGTGAAAACAGTAGATATTGTTTAGTTGTGAAATCGTGTTGAGTAATTATTCTGTCAAAACATTAAGTGTGACGAAGAGAAGAAAGGGTTACAAAATTTAAGGTTACATacatattaatttttaattgatGTGAAACT
Above is a window of Asterias rubens chromosome 11, eAstRub1.3, whole genome shotgun sequence DNA encoding:
- the LOC117297022 gene encoding uncharacterized protein LOC117297022, which codes for MAGDQGAKIWVVVNRIDLGGTPSFERQAASSIQLTQNASSGEVQHAVRKALELQGENLVLKLRNSRGSLIPVNSHIVPNSKFMPYTLEVVQRYQNVKPMPRSVKLNGFSDVTRVRLQKIIKRIEQLEENVPELRNRREDKITKEMDYLNEKMRFLNKRMQEAESLKWKGMFKRHPLW